A genomic stretch from Candidatus Krumholzibacteriota bacterium includes:
- a CDS encoding MarC family protein gives MVKAILINMLYILALINPVSKVSMLSVFASEEERKEIIPVAIKSTIVAFLILMLSMVAGEFILRKIFHIDFYSLKIAGGIVLFWAGFGALSKGVFFRQDGHDRFSDISIVPLACPMIAGPATITVMITMSINQGVIVTSLSTLSALAVNMILMFMSFSISKGLAKFNILGALIRLTGLIVLSMSVQMILDGIRLWMAK, from the coding sequence GTGGTCAAAGCGATTTTGATTAACATGCTGTACATTCTCGCGCTGATCAATCCCGTCAGCAAGGTGTCGATGCTCTCGGTATTCGCGTCCGAGGAGGAACGGAAGGAAATAATCCCCGTCGCCATAAAATCCACCATCGTAGCCTTTCTTATCCTGATGCTTTCGATGGTAGCCGGAGAATTTATTCTGAGAAAGATCTTTCACATAGATTTTTATTCGTTGAAAATAGCGGGAGGGATCGTTCTGTTCTGGGCTGGATTCGGAGCTCTCAGTAAAGGTGTCTTTTTCAGGCAGGATGGGCACGACAGGTTTTCCGACATTTCTATCGTTCCTCTTGCCTGTCCAATGATAGCAGGTCCGGCGACTATAACGGTGATGATCACGATGAGCATAAACCAGGGAGTCATCGTGACTTCACTCTCCACTCTGTCTGCCCTCGCGGTCAATATGATCCTTATGTTCATGTCATTTTCGATCAGCAAAGGCCTCGCGAAATTCAATATTCTTGGAGCCCTGATACGATTGACCGGGCTGATAGTACTTTCAATGAGCGTCCAGATGATACTTGATGGTATAAGGCTGTGGATGGCAAAATGA